A DNA window from Anaerobaca lacustris contains the following coding sequences:
- a CDS encoding DPP IV N-terminal domain-containing protein, whose translation MNDRRDRRTCILNVVLFCLLGFAADGRAQGTRADYERAMKLRETTANKVFQDRVTPHWLEGHTRFWYRNDLADGKRQYVLVDAEAGSRQPAFDHDRLAAGLAKATGKDLLADELTIDRLIYDESGAELAFSHDGKWWRCDLSSYEVEASPRDEPANASLRAFSRPRPSRTTGEETSITFINRMETDVEVFWIDSEGKRQRYAAVRPGDRHRQHTFAGHVWLVANAEGGTLAVFVATEAAGDAVIDGETTGRGDVRDEPRRVRPGAQSPDGKWSAFIRDHNVGIRHVETEEETMLTDDGSEEDAYTDRFFWSGDSARLVVLRTRKGDDRKVYLIESSPQDQLQPKLHEMSYLKPGDQVPISKPHLFDVENKRHITIADELFPNPWSVSEIRWSSDSRRFTFLYNQRGHQVLRIVGVDAMTGQARAIVDETSETFIDYAGKQFSHYIDDANEIVWMSERDGWNHLYLYDADTGRVKNQITRGPWVVRGVERVDEAKRQIWFRAGGVRPEQDPYYIHFCRVNLDGTGLVVLTEGDGTHDVTFSPDRRFFLDQWSRVDLPPVTELRSAADGRLICELERADAEALLATGWRPPERFVAKARDGETDIYGIIIRPSTFDAGRTYPVIEQIYAGPQGAFVPKSFGLHARQYAIAELGFIVVQTDGMGTSNRSKAFHDVCWKNLGDSGFPDRILWMKAAAAKYPYMDLARVGIYGGSAGGQSTLRGLLAHGDFYKVGVADCGCHDNRMDKIWWNELWMGWPLGPHYEEQSNVTQAHRLEGKLLLTVGELDRNVDPASTMQVVNALIKADKDFDLLIVPGGGHGVGETPYASRRRMDFFVRHLLGVEPRHEP comes from the coding sequence ATGAACGATCGACGGGACCGCAGGACCTGTATTTTGAACGTCGTACTGTTCTGTCTTCTGGGCTTCGCCGCCGACGGCCGTGCGCAGGGGACGCGGGCCGACTACGAGCGGGCGATGAAGCTGCGCGAGACCACGGCCAACAAGGTCTTCCAGGACCGCGTTACGCCCCACTGGCTGGAGGGCCACACCCGCTTCTGGTATCGCAACGATCTGGCCGACGGCAAGCGGCAGTACGTTCTCGTCGATGCCGAGGCGGGTTCGCGGCAGCCGGCGTTCGACCACGACCGTCTTGCGGCCGGCCTGGCCAAGGCGACGGGCAAGGACCTGCTGGCCGACGAGCTGACCATCGACCGATTGATCTACGATGAATCCGGGGCCGAGCTGGCGTTCAGCCACGACGGCAAATGGTGGCGGTGCGATCTGAGCAGCTACGAGGTCGAGGCCTCGCCGAGGGACGAGCCGGCCAACGCCTCGCTGCGGGCCTTTTCGCGGCCGCGGCCCAGCCGGACCACCGGCGAGGAGACGTCCATCACGTTCATCAATCGGATGGAGACCGACGTCGAGGTCTTCTGGATCGACTCGGAGGGAAAGCGACAGCGCTACGCCGCCGTCCGTCCGGGAGACCGGCATCGTCAGCACACGTTCGCCGGGCACGTCTGGCTGGTGGCAAACGCCGAGGGCGGGACCCTGGCCGTCTTCGTCGCGACCGAGGCGGCCGGCGACGCCGTGATCGACGGCGAGACGACGGGCCGCGGCGACGTGCGGGATGAGCCGAGGCGAGTCAGGCCCGGCGCGCAGTCGCCCGACGGCAAATGGTCGGCGTTCATCAGAGACCACAACGTTGGCATCCGCCACGTCGAGACCGAAGAGGAAACGATGCTCACCGACGACGGTAGCGAGGAAGACGCCTATACCGATCGCTTCTTCTGGTCGGGCGATTCGGCCCGCCTGGTCGTGCTGCGGACCAGGAAGGGCGACGACCGCAAGGTCTATCTGATCGAGTCGTCCCCTCAGGACCAGTTGCAGCCCAAGCTCCATGAGATGTCGTATCTCAAACCGGGGGATCAGGTCCCGATCTCCAAGCCGCATCTGTTCGACGTCGAGAACAAGCGTCACATCACGATTGCCGATGAGCTGTTTCCCAATCCCTGGAGCGTCTCGGAGATCCGCTGGTCGTCCGATTCGCGCCGCTTCACATTCCTTTACAACCAGCGCGGCCATCAGGTGCTGCGCATCGTCGGCGTGGATGCGATGACGGGCCAGGCTCGCGCCATCGTGGACGAGACGAGCGAGACGTTCATCGACTACGCCGGCAAGCAGTTCAGCCACTACATCGACGATGCGAACGAGATCGTCTGGATGTCCGAACGCGACGGCTGGAACCATCTCTACCTCTACGACGCCGACACCGGCCGGGTGAAGAACCAGATTACCAGGGGTCCCTGGGTGGTGCGAGGCGTCGAACGCGTCGACGAGGCCAAACGACAGATCTGGTTCCGCGCCGGTGGTGTGCGTCCCGAGCAGGACCCGTATTACATTCATTTCTGCCGGGTCAATCTCGACGGCACGGGCCTGGTCGTATTGACCGAAGGAGACGGGACGCACGACGTGACGTTCTCGCCCGACCGGCGGTTCTTCCTCGACCAGTGGTCGCGCGTCGATCTGCCGCCGGTGACGGAGCTGAGGAGCGCCGCCGACGGCCGCCTGATCTGCGAGCTGGAGCGGGCCGATGCCGAGGCGCTGCTGGCGACCGGGTGGCGGCCGCCCGAGCGGTTCGTCGCCAAGGCCCGCGACGGCGAGACGGACATCTACGGGATCATCATCCGGCCGAGCACGTTCGACGCCGGTCGCACGTATCCGGTGATCGAGCAGATCTACGCCGGCCCGCAGGGGGCCTTCGTGCCCAAGTCGTTCGGGCTGCATGCCCGGCAATACGCCATCGCCGAGCTGGGATTCATCGTCGTGCAGACCGACGGCATGGGAACGTCGAATCGGTCCAAGGCCTTCCACGACGTCTGCTGGAAGAACCTGGGCGATTCGGGCTTTCCCGATAGGATCTTGTGGATGAAGGCGGCGGCCGCCAAGTATCCGTACATGGACCTGGCGCGGGTCGGCATCTACGGCGGCTCGGCGGGGGGCCAGAGCACGCTTCGCGGCCTGCTGGCGCACGGCGACTTCTACAAGGTCGGCGTCGCCGATTGCGGCTGCCACGACAACCGCATGGACAAGATCTGGTGGAACGAGTTGTGGATGGGCTGGCCGCTCGGCCCGCACTATGAGGAGCAGTCGAACGTCACGCAGGCCCACCGGTTGGAGGGCAAACTGCTGCTGACGGTGGGCGAACTGGATCGCAATGTGGACCCGGCGTCCACCATGCAGGTGGTCAACGCCCTGATCAAGGCGGACAAGGACTTCGACCTGCTGATCGTCCCGGGCGGCGGTCACGGCGTCGGCGAAACGCCCTACGCCAGTCGCCGGCGTATGGACTTCTTCGTCCGGCATCTGCTGGGCGTCGAGCCGCGACACGAACCGTAA
- a CDS encoding helix-turn-helix transcriptional regulator produces MAKQPTEAELKAQVKALRQRVAQLERSAACGGAQSELELALRERVKELDCLYTIATLRETHLYSADQFLHGVTECLPRSWQFPEHACARIIHDGKHYVTQRFEQTKWRMASDVFVDGRVAGVVEVFYREVVPTGADGPFLKEEYALIGAVAERVGSMLTHMKTQADLRAAHKAIQTEHQALQEANIALRAVLSRLEEDKREIRTSILSNIQKIIMPIVFELELEVTGRQRSYVTLLRQNLHEIASPFLTQICRSHMQLTPVEIAISTMVRNGLSTKEIAHLRCISPATVRRHRENIRRKLNLQNHKINLATYLQASFSDEAGVETGIGSHLLPAEM; encoded by the coding sequence ATGGCAAAACAACCCACCGAGGCCGAACTGAAGGCGCAGGTCAAGGCGTTGCGGCAGCGCGTCGCACAGTTGGAGAGGTCGGCCGCGTGTGGCGGCGCACAGTCCGAACTGGAACTGGCGCTGCGCGAGCGAGTCAAGGAACTGGACTGTCTCTATACCATCGCCACGCTGCGGGAGACCCACCTCTATTCGGCCGACCAGTTCCTCCACGGCGTCACCGAGTGTCTGCCTCGCAGTTGGCAGTTTCCCGAGCACGCCTGCGCCCGGATCATTCATGACGGCAAACACTACGTCACCCAGAGATTCGAGCAAACCAAGTGGCGGATGGCCTCCGACGTCTTCGTCGACGGCCGGGTGGCCGGTGTCGTGGAGGTCTTCTATCGCGAAGTCGTTCCTACCGGCGCCGACGGGCCCTTCTTGAAAGAGGAATACGCCCTGATCGGCGCGGTGGCCGAGCGGGTCGGGAGCATGCTGACGCATATGAAGACCCAGGCCGACCTGCGCGCCGCCCACAAGGCCATTCAAACGGAGCACCAGGCCCTCCAGGAGGCCAACATCGCCCTGCGCGCCGTTCTGAGCCGGCTGGAAGAGGACAAACGGGAGATCCGGACCTCCATCCTGAGCAACATTCAAAAGATCATCATGCCCATCGTCTTTGAGTTGGAGCTGGAGGTCACGGGTCGCCAGCGCTCCTACGTAACCCTGTTGCGGCAGAACCTGCACGAGATCGCCTCGCCGTTCCTGACGCAGATCTGTCGCAGCCACATGCAGTTGACGCCCGTCGAGATCGCCATCAGTACGATGGTCCGCAACGGCCTCTCGACCAAGGAGATCGCCCATCTGCGGTGCATCTCTCCGGCCACGGTTCGGCGGCATCGCGAGAACATCCGCCGCAAGCTCAACCTGCAGAACCACAAAATCAACCTGGCAACCTATCTCCAGGCGTCCTTTTCCGATGAGGCCGGCGTCGAGACCGGCATCGGTTCCCATCTGCTGCCGGCGGAAATGTGA
- a CDS encoding alpha-L-arabinofuranosidase C-terminal domain-containing protein yields MRPIQSTRRQFLQAVGATAAALNLPSVHADGAPDAIVIDPKPRFALSPYLYMQFMEPLGTTDGSVAAAWDFGRDCWREDVIDVTRRLAPSMMRWGGCFSSYYRWKEAVGPRDKRIPMLNMCWGGLDTNQIGTVEFVDFCRQVEAEPLMCVNFESDGRAYWQKDPKGGSRMAGPEEAAAWVRYCNDPDDRLRRSHGTVRPCPIRMWQIGNETSYDRNGYDCETAAKRTIAFAKAMRQADPNLTLIGWGDSGWAKRMLDIAGEHLQYIAFHHMFNPDQGQADSPLRDTEYRKDPARTWEHLMNACKTHEARIRWMREQVGDDPTPLALTECHFALPGRNRCEVLSSWAAGVSNARLLNVHERHGDRLKIATLADFCGTRWQVNAIMIPVPGGQSFMMPVARVMSLYRHHSGDEAVDVTRTPDGLDITASRRADKLFLHVVNTNRRRSVATQIAIAGMQIASGRVFELTGDPEHEIIRAEPNGVVLSEKALPQDGRWSFPAASVSAVELDVRTA; encoded by the coding sequence ATGAGACCGATTCAGAGCACGAGACGCCAGTTCCTCCAGGCCGTCGGTGCGACCGCCGCCGCCTTGAACCTTCCATCAGTCCATGCCGACGGCGCACCGGATGCCATCGTCATCGACCCGAAGCCGCGCTTCGCGCTGTCGCCGTATCTGTACATGCAGTTCATGGAGCCGCTGGGGACGACCGACGGCTCGGTGGCCGCCGCGTGGGATTTCGGCCGTGACTGCTGGCGGGAGGACGTGATCGACGTGACGCGTCGGCTGGCGCCTTCCATGATGCGCTGGGGCGGCTGCTTCAGCTCCTACTACCGCTGGAAGGAGGCGGTGGGCCCGCGCGACAAGCGAATCCCGATGCTCAATATGTGCTGGGGCGGCCTCGACACGAACCAGATCGGCACGGTCGAGTTCGTGGACTTCTGCCGGCAGGTGGAAGCCGAGCCGTTGATGTGCGTGAATTTCGAATCGGACGGCCGTGCGTACTGGCAGAAGGACCCCAAGGGCGGCAGCCGTATGGCCGGGCCGGAGGAGGCCGCTGCGTGGGTCCGCTACTGCAACGACCCCGACGACCGGCTGCGACGCTCGCACGGCACCGTCAGGCCGTGCCCCATCCGCATGTGGCAGATCGGCAACGAGACCTCGTACGACCGCAACGGTTACGACTGCGAGACAGCGGCCAAGCGAACCATTGCCTTCGCCAAGGCGATGCGACAGGCCGACCCGAACCTGACGCTGATCGGCTGGGGCGACAGCGGCTGGGCCAAACGGATGCTCGACATCGCCGGCGAACACCTTCAGTACATCGCCTTTCACCACATGTTCAATCCCGATCAGGGCCAGGCCGATTCCCCGCTGCGCGACACGGAATACCGCAAAGACCCGGCCCGGACGTGGGAACACCTGATGAACGCCTGCAAGACGCACGAGGCGAGGATTCGATGGATGCGCGAGCAGGTGGGCGACGACCCGACGCCGCTGGCGCTGACGGAATGTCACTTCGCCCTGCCGGGCCGCAACCGGTGTGAGGTCCTTTCGAGCTGGGCCGCCGGCGTCTCGAACGCCCGCCTTCTGAACGTCCACGAGCGTCACGGCGACCGTCTCAAGATCGCCACGCTGGCCGACTTCTGCGGAACCCGCTGGCAGGTCAACGCGATCATGATCCCCGTGCCCGGCGGCCAGTCGTTCATGATGCCCGTGGCGCGGGTGATGAGCCTGTACCGTCACCACAGCGGCGACGAGGCGGTCGATGTCACGCGGACGCCGGACGGGCTCGACATCACCGCCAGCCGACGAGCCGACAAGCTGTTCCTGCACGTGGTCAACACGAACCGCCGCCGGTCGGTAGCCACGCAGATCGCGATTGCCGGAATGCAGATCGCCTCGGGACGGGTCTTCGAGCTGACCGGCGATCCCGAGCACGAGATCATCCGGGCCGAACCCAATGGCGTGGTCCTCTCGGAGAAGGCGCTGCCGCAGGACGGACGCTGGAGCTTTCCGGCCGCTTCCGTCTCGGCGGTGGAGCTGGACGTTCGGACCGCGTGA
- a CDS encoding amidophosphoribosyltransferase, with the protein MSGLFGVVSEKNCSETLFYGTDYHSHLGTEFGGMAVLGSEFTRRIHDLSQSQFKSKFFDDCLQMTGKKGIGVISASEEQPIYLNSRFGPFCLATAGMVENAEELAAQLLRKGISFSEVGRKGVNTTELIGKLINQGTDLVDGIEKMFNRIEGSCSLLLLSRAGIYVARDRFGYTPFVVGRGPGSWAVTSESSAFPNLGFETVKYVEPGEILLISEDGVVQRKIGRKHPSQTCAFLWMYTGFPASNYDGINVEIVRERSGRLLARRDGDIDVDMVCGVPDSGLAHGLGYAMESGKPFRRPLVKYTPGYGRSYTPPSQKTRDLIAKMKLIPIQEVIEGQSIVLCEDSIVRGTQLKNHAIQKLWACGAREVHIRAACPPLMFPCRFNLSTRSIDELAARKAIRRIEGHDIVDVSPYIDPTSAKYEQMVEVIRQDLGVTTLRYQTVDDMVEAIGKPRHQLCLYCWTGQCPRSACRRTAIDIVETKKRSARSGAVDDPLQQQLW; encoded by the coding sequence ATGAGCGGTCTTTTTGGCGTCGTCTCAGAGAAAAACTGTTCCGAAACTCTCTTCTACGGCACCGACTACCACTCCCACCTGGGCACGGAGTTCGGGGGCATGGCCGTTCTGGGCAGCGAGTTCACCCGGCGCATCCACGACCTGAGCCAGAGCCAGTTCAAATCGAAGTTCTTCGACGACTGCCTCCAGATGACCGGCAAGAAAGGCATCGGTGTCATCAGCGCCTCGGAGGAGCAGCCCATCTATCTGAATTCGCGCTTCGGACCGTTCTGTCTGGCCACAGCCGGGATGGTGGAGAACGCCGAGGAATTGGCCGCCCAACTCCTGCGCAAGGGCATCTCGTTTTCGGAGGTCGGCCGCAAAGGAGTCAACACCACCGAACTGATCGGCAAGCTCATCAATCAGGGAACCGACCTGGTCGACGGCATCGAGAAGATGTTCAACCGGATCGAAGGGTCGTGCTCCCTGCTGCTTCTGAGCCGCGCCGGCATCTACGTCGCCAGAGACCGCTTCGGCTACACCCCATTCGTGGTGGGTCGCGGTCCGGGCTCCTGGGCGGTGACCAGTGAATCGAGCGCGTTTCCCAATCTCGGGTTCGAAACGGTCAAGTACGTCGAGCCGGGCGAGATCCTCCTGATCAGCGAGGATGGGGTCGTCCAGCGCAAGATCGGCAGGAAGCATCCGTCCCAGACGTGCGCCTTTCTATGGATGTATACGGGCTTTCCGGCCTCCAACTACGACGGGATCAACGTGGAGATCGTCCGCGAACGCAGCGGGCGCCTTCTGGCCAGGCGGGACGGCGACATCGACGTCGACATGGTCTGCGGCGTCCCCGACTCAGGGCTCGCCCACGGGCTGGGCTACGCGATGGAGTCGGGCAAGCCGTTCCGGCGTCCCCTGGTCAAGTACACACCGGGATACGGACGCAGCTACACGCCCCCTTCGCAGAAGACGCGTGACCTGATCGCCAAGATGAAGCTGATCCCGATCCAGGAGGTGATCGAGGGCCAAAGCATCGTGCTCTGCGAAGACTCGATCGTCCGGGGGACGCAACTGAAGAACCACGCAATCCAGAAGCTCTGGGCCTGCGGCGCCCGGGAGGTGCACATCCGTGCGGCGTGTCCGCCCCTGATGTTCCCCTGCCGCTTCAACCTCTCGACCCGCTCGATCGACGAGTTGGCCGCTCGCAAGGCCATCCGCCGGATCGAAGGTCACGACATCGTGGACGTCTCGCCGTACATCGACCCGACCAGCGCCAAGTATGAACAGATGGTCGAGGTGATCCGCCAGGACCTGGGGGTGACCACGCTGCGCTACCAGACCGTGGACGATATGGTCGAGGCCATCGGCAAGCCGAGGCACCAACTCTGCCTCTACTGCTGGACCGGCCAGTGTCCCAGGTCCGCTTGCCGACGGACGGCGATCGACATCGTCGAGACGAAGAAGCGCTCGGCCAGAAGCGGGGCCGTCGACGATCCGCTCCAACAGCAACTCTGGTAG